In Mytilus edulis chromosome 4, xbMytEdul2.2, whole genome shotgun sequence, the following proteins share a genomic window:
- the LOC139520856 gene encoding galactocerebrosidase-like isoform X1, with protein MFLTPVACCILCYLCTNSYAEEVTYPVDDTSGLGRRFDGIGGLSGGGATSVLLQNYPEQQRNEILDYLFKPNFGASLHLLKVEIGGDAQSTEGTEASHMHNSWDENYNRGYEWWLMKEAKRRNPNILLYGLPWAWPGWIGNGTRDPYADIELPANYILKWVLGAKKYHNLTIDFIGIWNEQAYDVKYIKLLRKVLDNNSLQHVRIVAADGGWGIVNDINNDSDLAKAIDYIGVHYPGTESVMSAVQTGKQLWSSEDFSTFNDNIGGGCWARLLNQNYVNGRFTGTISWNLIASYYDALPFARNGLMTANSPWSGSYVVNSPIWMSAHTTQFTLPGWKYLSHGSGVGKLKYGGSYVSLVSPDGKDLTIVIETMSHDHSICVRPPLPAYTVAQQNITIKLGGSFAKITEVTAWYSQLGFDGKNDTFMQKVDIKVPNGLIHLRLDVDQVVTITTIKLGQKGSYPNPPPSKPFPVPYKEDFEAYAVSSQPKYLSQQLGAFEVQKSNGDHGQILRQIVLETPVWWCKADHFNHTLNVIGDFGWTDISVSVDVQIGKENGTDGVFLAARVDKGGCQSFYANGVFFYIFPATKMFYLTYDLSRTQLVAKGPISNLQDGWNNLELIVEGYQLRGSVNGQLTFEHTIDKAPLSGFIGIGTSSYGIADFDNLHIFDTNKSTDISYEEQIDETLYFVPKHKP; from the exons CCTAATTTTGGAGCCAGTTTACATCTTCTGAAAGTAGAGATTGGTGGAGATGCTCAAAGCACAG AAGGAACAGAGGCTTCCCACATGCACAACAGCTGGGATGAAAATTATAATAGAGGATATGAGTGGTGGTTGATGAAAGAAGCTAAAAGG AGAAATCCTAATATTTTGTTATATGGACTACCGTGGGCATGGCCAGGGTGGATAGGAAATGGAACAAGAGATCCATATGCAGACATAGAACTACCAGCTAATTATATCCTCAAATGGGTCCTTGGCGCCAAGAAGTATCATAATTTAACTATTGATTTTATTGGG atTTGGAATGAACAGGCATATGATGTGAAATATATTAAG CTGTTGAGGAAAGTCTTAGATAACAACAGTTTACAACATGTTAGGATCGTAGCTGCTGATGGAGGCTGGGGTATTGTCAATGATATTAACAATGACTCAGACCTAGCTAAAGCTATCGACTATATAGG TGTGCATTACCCAGGAACAGAGTCTGTCATGTCAGCTGTTCAGACAGGGAAACAGTTATGGTCATCTGAGGATTTCAGTACATTTAATGACAATATAGGGGGAGGATGCTGGGCAAGG CTCTTGAATCAGAACTATGTTAATGGAAGATTTACAGG AACTATATCGTGGAATTTAATTGCCAGTTACTATGATGCTCTTCCTTTTGCACGTAATGGTCTTATGACAGCAAATTCACCATGGAGTGGAAGTTATGTGGTCAATAGTCCTATATGGATGTCAG CACATACAACCCAGTTTACATTGCCTGGATGGAAATACCTGTCACATGGTAGTGGTGTTGGTAAACTGAAATATGGAGGGAGTTATGTCTCCTTGGTCAGCCCTGATGGCAAAGATCTCACAATTGTCATAGAAACCATG AGTCATGATCATTCCATTTGTGTTAGGCCACCACTTCCCGCTTATACAGTGGCTCAACAGAATATCACCATAAAACTTGGTGGCAGCTTT GCTAAAATAACAGAAGTAACAGCATGGTATAGCCAGTTAGGATTTGATGGGAAGAATGATACATTTATGCAAAAAGTCGATATTAAG GTACCAAATGGATTGATACATCTGAGATTAGATGTAGATCAAGTAGTAACCATAACAACAATAAAATTAGGTCAGAAAGGAAGTTATCCTAATCCACCACCCAGTAAACCATTTCCTGTGCCTTATAAAGAAGATTTTGAAG CATATGCAGTTTCATCTCAACCTAAATATTTGTCACAACAACTGGGTGCATTTGAGGTTCAAAAATCAAATGGAGACCATGGACAAATTTTAAGACAGATAGTCCTGGAGACCCCAGTATGGTGGTGTAAAGCTGACCATTTTAACCATACTTTGAATGTTATTGGAGATTTTGGCTG GACAGACATATCTGTATCAGTAGATGTACAGATAGGTAAAGAGAATGGTACAGATGGAGTATTCCTGGCAGCCAGGGTGGATAAAGGAGGATGTCAGTCATTTTATGCCAATGGTGTATTCTTTTATATCTTTCCAGCAACCAAGATGTTTTACTTAACTTATGACTTGT CAAGAACTCAGTTAGTTGCTAAAGGACCTATATCAAACTTGCAAGATGGATGGAATAACCTTGAACTTATTGTGGAG GGATATCAATTAAGAGGAAGTGTAAATGGCCAGTTAACATTTGAACACACTATAGACAAAGCTCCTTTGAGTGGTTTTATAGGTATAGGAACATCATCCTATGGTATAGCAGACTTTGATAACTTACATATCTTTGATACAAATAAATCTACAGATATTTCATATGAAGAGCAGATTGATGAAACATTGTATTTTGTACCAAAGCATAAACCATAA
- the LOC139520856 gene encoding galactocerebrosidase-like isoform X2: MFLTPVACCILCYLCTNSYAEEVTYPVDDTSGLGRRFDGIGGLSGGGATSVLLQNYPEQQRNEILDYLFKPNFGASLHLLKVEIGGDAQSTEGTEASHMHNSWDENYNRGYEWWLMKEAKRRNPNILLYGLPWAWPGWIGNGTRDPYADIELPANYILKWVLGAKKYHNLTIDFIGIWNEQAYDVKYIKLLRKVLDNNSLQHVRIVAADGGWGIVNDINNDSDLAKAIDYIGVHYPGTESVMSAVQTGKQLWSSEDFSTFNDNIGGGCWARLLNQNYVNGRFTGTISWNLIASYYDALPFARNGLMTANSPWSGSYVVNSPIWMSAHTTQFTLPGWKYLSHGSGVGKLKYGGSYVSLVSPDGKDLTIVIETMSHDHSICVRPPLPAYTVAQQNITIKLGGSFAKITEVTAWYSQLGFDGKNDTFMQKVDIKVPNGLIHLRLDVDQVVTITTIKLGQKGSYPNPPPSKPFPVPYKEDFEAYEEVSHPNNFAQQVGVFEVRKSEDTQHGNILRQVVLHSPIHWCPNNLVFPINLIGNFNWTDISVSVDVQIGKENGTDGVFLAARVDKGGCQSFYANGVFFYIFPATKMFYLTYDLSRTQLVAKGPISNLQDGWNNLELIVEGYQLRGSVNGQLTFEHTIDKAPLSGFIGIGTSSYGIADFDNLHIFDTNKSTDISYEEQIDETLYFVPKHKP, from the exons CCTAATTTTGGAGCCAGTTTACATCTTCTGAAAGTAGAGATTGGTGGAGATGCTCAAAGCACAG AAGGAACAGAGGCTTCCCACATGCACAACAGCTGGGATGAAAATTATAATAGAGGATATGAGTGGTGGTTGATGAAAGAAGCTAAAAGG AGAAATCCTAATATTTTGTTATATGGACTACCGTGGGCATGGCCAGGGTGGATAGGAAATGGAACAAGAGATCCATATGCAGACATAGAACTACCAGCTAATTATATCCTCAAATGGGTCCTTGGCGCCAAGAAGTATCATAATTTAACTATTGATTTTATTGGG atTTGGAATGAACAGGCATATGATGTGAAATATATTAAG CTGTTGAGGAAAGTCTTAGATAACAACAGTTTACAACATGTTAGGATCGTAGCTGCTGATGGAGGCTGGGGTATTGTCAATGATATTAACAATGACTCAGACCTAGCTAAAGCTATCGACTATATAGG TGTGCATTACCCAGGAACAGAGTCTGTCATGTCAGCTGTTCAGACAGGGAAACAGTTATGGTCATCTGAGGATTTCAGTACATTTAATGACAATATAGGGGGAGGATGCTGGGCAAGG CTCTTGAATCAGAACTATGTTAATGGAAGATTTACAGG AACTATATCGTGGAATTTAATTGCCAGTTACTATGATGCTCTTCCTTTTGCACGTAATGGTCTTATGACAGCAAATTCACCATGGAGTGGAAGTTATGTGGTCAATAGTCCTATATGGATGTCAG CACATACAACCCAGTTTACATTGCCTGGATGGAAATACCTGTCACATGGTAGTGGTGTTGGTAAACTGAAATATGGAGGGAGTTATGTCTCCTTGGTCAGCCCTGATGGCAAAGATCTCACAATTGTCATAGAAACCATG AGTCATGATCATTCCATTTGTGTTAGGCCACCACTTCCCGCTTATACAGTGGCTCAACAGAATATCACCATAAAACTTGGTGGCAGCTTT GCTAAAATAACAGAAGTAACAGCATGGTATAGCCAGTTAGGATTTGATGGGAAGAATGATACATTTATGCAAAAAGTCGATATTAAG GTACCAAATGGATTGATACATCTGAGATTAGATGTAGATCAAGTAGTAACCATAACAACAATAAAATTAGGTCAGAAAGGAAGTTATCCTAATCCACCACCCAGTAAACCATTTCCTGTGCCTTATAAAGAAGATTTTGAAG CTTATGAAGAAGTTTCCCATCCAAATAATTTTGCTCAGCAAGTTGGTGTGTTTGAAGTGAGAAAGTCAGAGGATACACAACATGGAAACATTCTTCGTCAAGTAGTTCTACATTCTCCTATTCACTGGTGCCCTAATAATCTAGTGTTTCCTATCAACTTAATTGGAAACTTTAACTG GACAGACATATCTGTATCAGTAGATGTACAGATAGGTAAAGAGAATGGTACAGATGGAGTATTCCTGGCAGCCAGGGTGGATAAAGGAGGATGTCAGTCATTTTATGCCAATGGTGTATTCTTTTATATCTTTCCAGCAACCAAGATGTTTTACTTAACTTATGACTTGT CAAGAACTCAGTTAGTTGCTAAAGGACCTATATCAAACTTGCAAGATGGATGGAATAACCTTGAACTTATTGTGGAG GGATATCAATTAAGAGGAAGTGTAAATGGCCAGTTAACATTTGAACACACTATAGACAAAGCTCCTTTGAGTGGTTTTATAGGTATAGGAACATCATCCTATGGTATAGCAGACTTTGATAACTTACATATCTTTGATACAAATAAATCTACAGATATTTCATATGAAGAGCAGATTGATGAAACATTGTATTTTGTACCAAAGCATAAACCATAA
- the LOC139520856 gene encoding galactocerebrosidase-like isoform X3 produces the protein MFLTPVACCILCYLCTNSYAEEVTYPVDDTSGLGRRFDGIGGLSGGGATSVLLQNYPEQQRNEILDYLFKPNFGASLHLLKVEIGGDAQSTEGTEASHMHNSWDENYNRGYEWWLMKEAKRRNPNILLYGLPWAWPGWIGNGTRDPYADIELPANYILKWVLGAKKYHNLTIDFIGIWNEQAYDVKYIKLLRKVLDNNSLQHVRIVAADGGWGIVNDINNDSDLAKAIDYIGVHYPGTESVMSAVQTGKQLWSSEDFSTFNDNIGGGCWARLLNQNYVNGRFTGTISWNLIASYYDALPFARNGLMTANSPWSGSYVVNSPIWMSAHTTQFTLPGWKYLSHGSGVGKLKYGGSYVSLVSPDGKDLTIVIETMSHDHSICVRPPLPAYTVAQQNITIKLGGSFAKITEVTAWYSQLGFDGKNDTFMQKVDIKVPNGLIHLRLDVDQVVTITTIKLGQKGSYPNPPPSKPFPVPYKEDFEAYAVSSQPKYMSQQLGAFEVQKTYGDHGLVLRQVVLETPVWTCKADYYNHTINVIGDFGWTDISVSVDVQIGKENGTDGVFLAARVDKGGCQSFYANGVFFYIFPATKMFYLTYDLSRTQLVAKGPISNLQDGWNNLELIVEGYQLRGSVNGQLTFEHTIDKAPLSGFIGIGTSSYGIADFDNLHIFDTNKSTDISYEEQIDETLYFVPKHKP, from the exons CCTAATTTTGGAGCCAGTTTACATCTTCTGAAAGTAGAGATTGGTGGAGATGCTCAAAGCACAG AAGGAACAGAGGCTTCCCACATGCACAACAGCTGGGATGAAAATTATAATAGAGGATATGAGTGGTGGTTGATGAAAGAAGCTAAAAGG AGAAATCCTAATATTTTGTTATATGGACTACCGTGGGCATGGCCAGGGTGGATAGGAAATGGAACAAGAGATCCATATGCAGACATAGAACTACCAGCTAATTATATCCTCAAATGGGTCCTTGGCGCCAAGAAGTATCATAATTTAACTATTGATTTTATTGGG atTTGGAATGAACAGGCATATGATGTGAAATATATTAAG CTGTTGAGGAAAGTCTTAGATAACAACAGTTTACAACATGTTAGGATCGTAGCTGCTGATGGAGGCTGGGGTATTGTCAATGATATTAACAATGACTCAGACCTAGCTAAAGCTATCGACTATATAGG TGTGCATTACCCAGGAACAGAGTCTGTCATGTCAGCTGTTCAGACAGGGAAACAGTTATGGTCATCTGAGGATTTCAGTACATTTAATGACAATATAGGGGGAGGATGCTGGGCAAGG CTCTTGAATCAGAACTATGTTAATGGAAGATTTACAGG AACTATATCGTGGAATTTAATTGCCAGTTACTATGATGCTCTTCCTTTTGCACGTAATGGTCTTATGACAGCAAATTCACCATGGAGTGGAAGTTATGTGGTCAATAGTCCTATATGGATGTCAG CACATACAACCCAGTTTACATTGCCTGGATGGAAATACCTGTCACATGGTAGTGGTGTTGGTAAACTGAAATATGGAGGGAGTTATGTCTCCTTGGTCAGCCCTGATGGCAAAGATCTCACAATTGTCATAGAAACCATG AGTCATGATCATTCCATTTGTGTTAGGCCACCACTTCCCGCTTATACAGTGGCTCAACAGAATATCACCATAAAACTTGGTGGCAGCTTT GCTAAAATAACAGAAGTAACAGCATGGTATAGCCAGTTAGGATTTGATGGGAAGAATGATACATTTATGCAAAAAGTCGATATTAAG GTACCAAATGGATTGATACATCTGAGATTAGATGTAGATCAAGTAGTAACCATAACAACAATAAAATTAGGTCAGAAAGGAAGTTATCCTAATCCACCACCCAGTAAACCATTTCCTGTGCCTTATAAAGAAGATTTTGAAG CATATGCAGTTTCATCTCAGCCTAAATATATGTCTCAACAATTGGGTGCATTTGAGGTCCAGAAAACTTATGGTGACCATGGGCTAGTTTTAAGACAAGTGGTTCTAGAGACTCCAGTATGGACATGTAAAGCAGACTATTATAACCATACTATAAATGTCATTGGAGATTTTGGCTG GACAGACATATCTGTATCAGTAGATGTACAGATAGGTAAAGAGAATGGTACAGATGGAGTATTCCTGGCAGCCAGGGTGGATAAAGGAGGATGTCAGTCATTTTATGCCAATGGTGTATTCTTTTATATCTTTCCAGCAACCAAGATGTTTTACTTAACTTATGACTTGT CAAGAACTCAGTTAGTTGCTAAAGGACCTATATCAAACTTGCAAGATGGATGGAATAACCTTGAACTTATTGTGGAG GGATATCAATTAAGAGGAAGTGTAAATGGCCAGTTAACATTTGAACACACTATAGACAAAGCTCCTTTGAGTGGTTTTATAGGTATAGGAACATCATCCTATGGTATAGCAGACTTTGATAACTTACATATCTTTGATACAAATAAATCTACAGATATTTCATATGAAGAGCAGATTGATGAAACATTGTATTTTGTACCAAAGCATAAACCATAA